A part of Streptomyces sp. NBC_01210 genomic DNA contains:
- a CDS encoding radical SAM protein — protein MTHALIASPFLDGHLLLKPGARAGARISADHFEGLRQAATDGGSLPTWVVQTAADVWGLDLGGQTAQGTVLVREPSPYGYCRASWEINLGCNFGCKHCYLGERPFSGLGWEDKVRLLDIMREAGVLWLQITGGEPTMDPHFQGAYRYAWQAGMMLTISTNGSLLWRPDLLKLFRDCPPYRLVVSMYGASEESFDMLTQRRGAWKAFRRGMDAAREAGLPLRINVVVTEDNASEADEMAALAEEWNVENHAYTNMTPTIYGGGEPLLAQSAAHLRQRKPFAGCNAGHTFFHADPHAKVSICKVGRDDQIDLMAEGIDGLTRLGAIADRLMLRTGGCEGCALSGTCRVCRPLAKHYQEAKAPLHSYCQHGDKENAS, from the coding sequence ATGACCCACGCTCTGATCGCCTCCCCGTTCCTCGACGGACACCTTCTCCTCAAACCCGGGGCAAGGGCTGGCGCCCGAATCTCCGCGGACCACTTCGAGGGCCTGCGCCAGGCCGCCACCGACGGTGGGTCGCTTCCCACCTGGGTGGTGCAGACCGCCGCCGACGTGTGGGGCCTGGACCTGGGCGGCCAGACCGCGCAGGGCACCGTGCTGGTACGCGAGCCGTCCCCATACGGCTACTGCCGGGCGTCCTGGGAGATCAACCTCGGCTGCAACTTCGGCTGCAAGCACTGCTACCTCGGCGAGCGCCCGTTCTCCGGCCTCGGCTGGGAGGACAAAGTGCGGCTGCTGGACATCATGCGCGAGGCCGGTGTCCTCTGGCTCCAGATCACCGGTGGCGAGCCCACCATGGACCCCCACTTCCAGGGCGCCTACCGGTACGCCTGGCAGGCCGGGATGATGCTCACCATCTCCACCAACGGCTCCCTGCTCTGGCGGCCCGACCTCCTCAAGCTCTTCCGCGACTGCCCGCCCTACCGGCTGGTCGTCAGCATGTACGGGGCAAGCGAGGAGTCCTTCGACATGCTCACCCAGCGCCGTGGCGCGTGGAAGGCGTTCCGGCGCGGCATGGACGCCGCCCGTGAGGCTGGCCTGCCTCTCCGCATCAACGTCGTGGTGACGGAGGACAACGCCTCCGAGGCCGACGAGATGGCCGCTCTCGCCGAGGAGTGGAACGTCGAGAACCACGCGTACACGAACATGACGCCCACGATCTACGGCGGCGGTGAGCCACTCCTCGCCCAGTCCGCCGCCCACCTGCGGCAGCGCAAGCCGTTCGCCGGCTGCAACGCGGGACACACCTTCTTCCACGCCGACCCGCACGCCAAGGTGTCGATCTGCAAGGTCGGCCGGGACGACCAGATCGACCTGATGGCCGAAGGCATCGACGGCCTCACCCGGCTCGGCGCCATCGCCGACCGCCTCATGCTTCGCACCGGTGGGTGCGAGGGCTGCGCCCTGTCCGGCACCTGCCGGGTCTGCCGCCCCCTGGCCAAGCACTACCAGGAAGCGAAGGCGCCGCTGCACAGCTACTGCCAACACGGAGACAAGGAGAACGCCTCATGA
- a CDS encoding DNA (cytosine-5-)-methyltransferase, whose protein sequence is MECPEAKPLLKTPTAQLATNGGSQHPDKRRAGGHGPTLADEVEHLLPGGAHYGALPNAERLDAPSPEQKHSRTPNAGEDAWGPYAPAISRWERISGRAAPPATNERGRLATAFVEWMMGLAPGWVTAVPGLTRAAQLKALGNGVVPAQASGALRILLDRANVGSAGP, encoded by the coding sequence GTGGAGTGCCCGGAAGCCAAGCCGCTGCTGAAGACCCCGACAGCCCAACTCGCCACCAACGGCGGCAGCCAGCACCCGGACAAGCGGCGCGCTGGCGGACACGGGCCAACGCTCGCCGACGAGGTCGAGCACCTGCTGCCGGGCGGGGCCCACTACGGTGCGCTGCCCAACGCCGAGCGGCTCGACGCCCCGTCCCCGGAGCAGAAGCACTCCCGGACGCCGAACGCGGGTGAAGACGCGTGGGGCCCCTACGCTCCAGCGATCTCCCGATGGGAGCGCATCAGCGGCCGGGCCGCACCGCCTGCAACCAACGAGCGCGGGCGCCTGGCCACGGCGTTCGTCGAGTGGATGATGGGGCTGGCACCAGGGTGGGTCACTGCAGTGCCAGGGTTGACGCGCGCGGCCCAGCTCAAGGCACTCGGCAACGGAGTCGTTCCCGCCCAGGCATCAGGGGCCCTTCGGATCCTGCTGGATCGCGCCAACGTCGGCAGCGCGGGACCCTGA
- a CDS encoding NUDIX hydrolase, producing the protein MQWKIHGERPIYENSWVNLWLTDVETPDGNRWEHHVVKLRHLAVAAVVNERREVLMMWRHRFITDVWAWELPMGLVEEGETPADAAAREVLEETGWRPGPIKSLIYAEPANGITDSQHHVFRADGATYEGPPTEKNESDRIEWIPLADVRGMIDRREIVSSGSLVGLLYVLMDEAIH; encoded by the coding sequence ATGCAGTGGAAGATCCACGGGGAACGTCCGATCTACGAGAACAGCTGGGTGAACCTGTGGCTCACCGACGTCGAGACGCCGGACGGGAACCGGTGGGAGCACCACGTCGTCAAGCTCCGGCACCTGGCCGTGGCCGCAGTGGTCAACGAGCGGCGCGAGGTTCTGATGATGTGGCGGCATCGCTTCATCACGGACGTCTGGGCATGGGAGCTGCCCATGGGTCTGGTCGAGGAGGGTGAGACGCCAGCCGATGCGGCGGCCCGTGAGGTGCTGGAGGAGACGGGCTGGCGGCCCGGTCCGATCAAGTCGCTGATCTACGCCGAGCCGGCCAACGGCATCACCGACTCCCAGCACCACGTCTTCCGGGCCGACGGGGCGACGTACGAGGGTCCGCCGACCGAGAAGAACGAGTCGGACCGGATCGAGTGGATCCCACTGGCCGACGTGCGGGGCATGATCGACCGTCGTGAGATCGTCAGCAGTGGCTCCCTGGTCGGACTGCTGTACGTGCTCATGGACGAGGCGATCCACTGA
- a CDS encoding GNAT family N-acetyltransferase: protein MFFRWDWLRPVLTAPIMPTLGPVHPDALTAGMFEDTLRVADTGDFLPYDKDRRWGGEKDEKVLREDVVHQPEHTLIPTLTRRGRGTVKVFAYGLRDSVVEEAAELAAKLAAAHDMVNARVVRPLGPETAHPRGTRVQLKDFTTGPCPDPGGPVRPVTAWPAAVRETFAPFAEAMAADGLAFLHTQMQAGRCGPVLTAAVEDRVVGAIGPMEVRPDAIGRLQLMPQYFAVLPEARGQGLGRVLWRAAMHWGQSHGATYQLLQTEVDGPSDRLCQAEELTSLGFTHTTAA, encoded by the coding sequence ATGTTCTTCCGCTGGGACTGGCTCCGGCCTGTACTGACCGCGCCGATCATGCCGACTCTCGGTCCCGTCCACCCCGATGCCCTGACCGCTGGCATGTTCGAGGACACCCTGCGAGTGGCCGACACCGGAGACTTCCTTCCGTACGACAAGGACCGGCGCTGGGGCGGCGAGAAGGACGAGAAAGTCCTCCGCGAGGACGTGGTGCACCAGCCCGAGCACACCCTCATCCCCACACTGACTCGGCGTGGACGGGGCACCGTGAAGGTCTTCGCCTACGGGCTCCGCGACAGCGTCGTGGAGGAGGCCGCCGAGCTGGCCGCGAAGCTCGCCGCCGCGCACGACATGGTCAACGCCCGGGTCGTGCGCCCCCTTGGTCCTGAGACCGCACACCCGCGCGGCACCCGCGTCCAGCTGAAGGACTTCACCACCGGCCCCTGCCCCGACCCGGGCGGTCCGGTCCGGCCCGTCACCGCCTGGCCGGCCGCCGTGCGAGAGACCTTCGCGCCGTTCGCCGAGGCGATGGCCGCCGATGGCCTGGCCTTCCTCCACACCCAGATGCAGGCCGGCCGGTGCGGCCCGGTTCTCACCGCCGCCGTCGAGGACCGCGTCGTGGGGGCGATCGGCCCCATGGAAGTACGCCCCGACGCGATCGGACGTCTCCAGCTCATGCCCCAGTACTTCGCCGTCCTGCCCGAGGCCCGAGGACAGGGTCTCGGACGTGTCCTGTGGCGGGCCGCGATGCACTGGGGCCAGTCCCACGGCGCTACCTACCAACTCCTCCAGACCGAGGTTGACGGCCCCTCCGACCGGCTGTGCCAGGCCGAAGAACTCACCTCCCTCGGCTTCACCCACACCACAGCGGCGTAA
- a CDS encoding helix-turn-helix domain-containing protein translates to MHDEQTETDAALTELRKQLTDGLARTRLSKTQLATRARRGRTTVQEALQAGGPVPSAETVVALARVLSLPVEQLMELRRTAAGATGPATGKDEGPGKPISEWDPHDLELHPAGSTPSRHESDGPERMLPGYVPRAHDEILAGAVLDAAQDRSRIVVLIGSSSTGKTRACWEAVQPLAAQGWRLWHPFDPTRAHAALNDLEHVRPHTVVWLNEAQHYLGDPRVGEQIAAAIHTLLTHPERRPVLVLGTLWPEYANQYTALPQPGTPDPHSQVRELLAGRTITVPETFNQDALHTAAALAEGGDRLLSDALTRASFHGRVTQDLAGAPELERRYEHGTPTARAVLEAAMDARRLGVGLHLPQAFLIDAAIDYLSDQDYDELTEDWAEAAFADLSHPVHGKQAPLRRTRTRPQRRPPSSPEPTPLLHLRPVPRPVFRLADYLPAAGSALHLRPAAGPVFRLADYLEQHGRSARGALCPPASFWDAARTHLTNPEDLNNLAEAAHSHRLQWAHNLRELAALAGHTGALVLLTTRRLKPSDPVVFGEGSDLSLTAWVDQMAKAQLLFASEALITLAMLHESAGDLDAGETLRQRAGDPAAVRAMDEEIAYAERARTRDSIINNIR, encoded by the coding sequence GTGCACGACGAGCAGACGGAAACCGATGCTGCGCTCACCGAGCTGCGCAAGCAACTAACCGACGGGCTGGCCCGCACCCGGCTGAGCAAGACGCAGCTCGCTACCCGTGCCAGGCGGGGCCGCACGACCGTGCAGGAGGCCTTGCAGGCCGGCGGACCCGTTCCATCGGCCGAGACGGTCGTGGCCCTGGCCCGGGTGCTGAGCCTGCCGGTCGAACAGTTGATGGAGCTGCGGCGGACCGCCGCCGGAGCAACCGGCCCCGCCACCGGGAAGGACGAGGGCCCGGGCAAGCCGATCAGCGAGTGGGACCCTCACGACTTGGAGCTCCACCCTGCCGGATCCACCCCCAGCAGGCACGAGTCCGATGGGCCGGAGCGGATGCTGCCCGGCTACGTCCCGCGGGCCCACGACGAGATCCTCGCTGGCGCGGTACTGGACGCAGCACAGGACCGCAGCCGGATAGTGGTCCTGATCGGGTCGTCGTCAACCGGCAAGACGAGGGCCTGCTGGGAAGCCGTCCAGCCGCTCGCGGCACAGGGCTGGCGGTTGTGGCACCCCTTCGACCCCACCCGAGCCCATGCCGCGCTGAACGACCTCGAACACGTGAGGCCCCACACAGTTGTATGGCTCAACGAAGCCCAGCACTACCTAGGCGACCCCCGCGTGGGCGAGCAGATCGCGGCCGCCATACATACCCTCCTCACCCACCCTGAACGCCGCCCAGTCCTGGTCCTGGGCACCCTCTGGCCCGAGTACGCCAACCAGTACACCGCCCTGCCCCAACCTGGCACCCCGGATCCGCACAGCCAGGTACGGGAACTGCTTGCCGGACGGACCATCACCGTCCCGGAAACCTTCAACCAAGACGCACTGCACACAGCAGCCGCCCTCGCGGAGGGCGGAGACCGGCTGCTGTCCGACGCCCTGACACGGGCCAGCTTCCACGGGCGGGTGACGCAGGACCTCGCCGGCGCCCCCGAACTGGAGCGCCGCTACGAGCACGGTACGCCGACCGCCAGGGCAGTGTTGGAGGCGGCTATGGACGCACGCCGTCTCGGCGTGGGCCTCCACCTCCCTCAGGCCTTCCTCATTGACGCCGCGATCGACTACCTCAGCGACCAGGACTACGACGAGCTCACCGAGGACTGGGCAGAAGCAGCCTTCGCCGACCTCTCCCACCCCGTCCACGGCAAGCAGGCACCGCTGCGCCGCACGAGAACCCGCCCCCAACGCCGCCCTCCCAGCAGCCCAGAACCCACGCCCCTGCTGCACCTCCGCCCAGTGCCGAGGCCGGTGTTCCGGCTCGCCGACTACCTCCCAGCGGCGGGGTCGGCGCTGCATCTCCGCCCAGCGGCGGGGCCGGTGTTCCGGCTCGCCGACTACCTCGAACAGCACGGCCGCAGCGCCCGCGGGGCACTGTGCCCTCCCGCCTCATTCTGGGACGCCGCCCGCACCCACCTCACCAACCCCGAAGACCTCAACAATCTCGCCGAAGCCGCGCACTCCCACCGCCTCCAGTGGGCCCACAACCTTCGTGAACTGGCTGCCTTGGCCGGCCACACGGGCGCACTGGTCCTTCTGACGACTAGGCGTTTGAAGCCCAGCGACCCGGTCGTCTTTGGAGAGGGAAGTGACTTGAGCCTGACCGCCTGGGTGGACCAGATGGCGAAGGCACAACTTCTTTTTGCCAGCGAGGCGCTGATCACCCTGGCGATGCTGCATGAAAGCGCTGGCGACTTGGACGCAGGCGAGACCCTACGTCAGAGGGCCGGGGACCCGGCCGCCGTTCGAGCAATGGACGAGGAGATAGCCTACGCCGAGCGCGCTCGGACGAGGGACTCCATCATCAATAACATTCGGTGA
- a CDS encoding TerD family protein → MSLASTSFELPATGDYAYDWALVDVETSGLMARRDRVLSVAVITIGPDGEQAGEFSTLLNPGCDPGPVEVHGLTVERLQGAPTFDQVAGRIGAMLQDRVLVAHNAQFDYDFLAYEFARARMWLPVSQRLCTLALNRQVDPPTDDMKLGTLAAHYGIPQQRAHDALDDTRVLAGILRASLREAARLDLPLPLVTCPPRAESQFTPKPPKTPCAYRNPGRLTPGGPLQQGMKVAITGETAHARAELVGRAVAAGLNMMTSVSRHTSVLVTNEPASGSAKARRAFAEGVPVIDEHTFLRLLADVRPGTAHEATAVAVVPVAEPEAEPVAGPVEELVPTTAPAASVPEAAVLPTACPGASVPAPRQPEPSAGTLDKPLAGRRVLVLGGAHAVAAATRTRVVELGGSAAINLSASVTDVVLLPGGEGDRRMSRITALELPLHNLHWLTAPTGTDQDAAAFRPQEPHVMPRGGVIDLPMPHGTPAPEWYVTAGWAPQPDCAIDVVAFLLDEDEQVTFDEDFIFYGAPESPAGTVRLLTGGPAEQTIALDLASLPPATRKVVVAAAIDGAATFGTVGAIQIGAAPGSSGAPLTRATLDAATTERTMLLAEIYRRGPVWRLRAVGQGYDHGLDALARGYGVDIAD, encoded by the coding sequence ATGAGTCTCGCCTCGACCTCCTTCGAACTGCCCGCCACGGGCGACTACGCCTACGACTGGGCCCTGGTCGACGTGGAGACCTCGGGACTCATGGCCCGGCGGGACCGGGTACTGTCCGTCGCGGTGATCACGATCGGTCCGGACGGTGAGCAGGCCGGGGAGTTCTCGACGCTGCTCAATCCCGGGTGCGATCCGGGGCCGGTGGAGGTGCACGGGCTGACCGTCGAGCGGCTGCAGGGGGCACCGACCTTCGACCAGGTCGCCGGGCGGATCGGAGCGATGCTCCAGGACCGGGTCCTGGTCGCTCACAACGCCCAGTTCGACTACGACTTCTTGGCCTACGAGTTCGCCCGTGCGCGGATGTGGCTACCGGTGTCGCAGCGGCTGTGCACCCTGGCTCTGAATCGCCAGGTGGATCCGCCTACGGACGACATGAAACTCGGCACCCTCGCCGCCCACTACGGCATCCCCCAGCAGCGGGCTCACGATGCACTGGACGACACCCGCGTACTGGCGGGGATCCTACGGGCGTCACTGCGCGAGGCAGCCCGGCTCGATCTGCCGTTGCCGCTGGTGACCTGCCCGCCCCGGGCAGAATCCCAGTTCACGCCCAAGCCGCCCAAGACTCCCTGCGCCTACCGCAATCCGGGACGGCTGACTCCCGGCGGGCCGCTCCAGCAGGGCATGAAGGTCGCGATCACCGGTGAGACCGCCCACGCCCGGGCGGAGCTGGTCGGGCGGGCGGTTGCCGCCGGGCTGAACATGATGACCTCCGTCAGCCGGCACACCAGCGTGCTGGTCACTAACGAACCGGCGTCCGGATCGGCAAAGGCCCGACGCGCGTTCGCCGAAGGCGTGCCGGTCATCGACGAGCACACCTTCCTACGGCTGCTGGCTGACGTACGGCCGGGGACAGCGCATGAGGCGACGGCCGTCGCTGTCGTTCCGGTGGCTGAGCCGGAAGCAGAACCAGTCGCCGGGCCCGTGGAGGAGCTGGTGCCCACGACAGCCCCTGCCGCATCCGTCCCGGAAGCAGCGGTGCTCCCCACGGCCTGCCCCGGCGCGTCAGTCCCCGCTCCGCGCCAACCGGAGCCCTCCGCCGGCACCTTGGACAAGCCTCTGGCGGGGCGTCGGGTGCTGGTACTCGGTGGTGCCCATGCCGTTGCCGCGGCCACTCGTACCCGCGTCGTCGAGCTGGGCGGGTCCGCGGCGATCAACCTGTCCGCCAGCGTCACCGATGTCGTACTCCTGCCGGGCGGGGAGGGCGACCGGCGCATGAGCCGCATCACCGCACTCGAACTCCCCCTGCACAACCTGCACTGGCTCACCGCGCCCACCGGCACCGACCAGGACGCGGCGGCCTTCCGGCCTCAGGAGCCGCACGTGATGCCGAGAGGCGGCGTCATCGACCTGCCCATGCCGCACGGCACACCCGCCCCCGAGTGGTACGTCACCGCCGGCTGGGCCCCGCAGCCTGACTGCGCGATCGACGTCGTCGCCTTTCTCCTCGACGAGGACGAACAGGTCACCTTCGACGAGGACTTCATCTTCTACGGGGCCCCAGAGAGCCCCGCCGGGACGGTGCGGCTGCTGACCGGCGGCCCCGCCGAACAGACCATCGCCCTCGACCTGGCATCCCTGCCACCTGCGACCCGCAAGGTCGTCGTCGCCGCGGCTATCGACGGCGCCGCCACCTTCGGCACGGTCGGTGCAATCCAGATCGGGGCGGCCCCCGGCAGCAGCGGAGCACCGCTGACCCGGGCCACCCTGGACGCCGCCACCACCGAACGCACGATGCTGCTCGCGGAGATCTATCGCAGAGGTCCGGTCTGGCGCCTACGCGCCGTCGGCCAGGGCTACGACCACGGCCTCGACGCCCTCGCACGCGGATACGGGGTCGACATCGCCGACTGA
- a CDS encoding response regulator: MTKVLVVDDDFMVAKPHSRYVSATEGFTVVGVAHCGAEALRAAERLRPDLVLLDIYLPDMDGISVLRELRAAEERDGRASVDALFITAARDAGLVRAALRAGALHYLIKPFNQAALQEQLRHVASLRSRLDRLGEARQEDVDQIFGTRPPGSRELPKGLAPHTAELVVRILREHPGGLSATECAEAGSLSRVSARRYLEYFVETGRVEVTLRYGGTGRPERRYRRIG, encoded by the coding sequence GTGACGAAGGTGCTGGTGGTGGACGACGACTTCATGGTCGCCAAGCCGCACAGCCGCTATGTGTCGGCGACGGAGGGCTTCACGGTCGTCGGGGTGGCGCACTGCGGCGCCGAAGCGCTGCGCGCGGCCGAGAGGCTTCGGCCCGATCTCGTACTGCTCGACATCTATCTGCCCGATATGGACGGGATCAGCGTGCTGCGGGAGCTGCGCGCGGCCGAGGAGCGCGACGGACGCGCTTCCGTGGACGCCCTGTTCATCACGGCCGCGCGGGATGCGGGACTTGTGCGGGCGGCACTGCGCGCGGGCGCCCTCCACTACCTGATCAAGCCCTTCAACCAGGCGGCACTGCAGGAACAGCTGCGCCACGTGGCCTCGCTGCGCTCCCGCCTCGACCGCCTGGGCGAGGCGCGCCAGGAGGACGTCGACCAGATCTTCGGCACGCGTCCGCCGGGTTCCCGCGAACTCCCCAAGGGCCTCGCGCCGCACACCGCGGAACTGGTGGTACGGATCCTGCGGGAGCACCCGGGCGGTCTTTCGGCCACGGAGTGCGCGGAGGCGGGCTCACTGTCGCGGGTCAGCGCGCGGCGGTATCTGGAGTACTTCGTGGAGACGGGGCGGGTGGAGGTGACGCTGCGGTACGGGGGGACGGGGCGTCCGGAGCGGCGGTACCGGCGGATCGGCTGA
- a CDS encoding trypsin-like serine peptidase, whose translation MSTSKRTVDPLRFVGDGERPLTPYELAQMRPDLGTGERPPAMVELASRQRIHVFADGSPPEPEVHRMDGAGKNLWCVDVPVGPEGEVALRGKTAIRSHPEELLSEIDPDVDLRACRPEWLDLFYVPRFLPSRRIEPIPRLRGGLVQPEAVFPPDNRTELAETSFPWGCVGKVINNEGTHGSAALIGNRLILTAGHVVPWQSQEWWMSFVPAYYNGQSLHGAGVKSYVSDVQGFQTNGPGGGSVGHDWAVCRLYEPLGTADRLGHFGTKNYNAAWNGQPLWNNMGYPVGMWFVGASLQGGISVHDTDDGINGGLEIEHQGDTTGGNSGGPMFAFFGAGQPRIIGVHAGAQTDESGPGNVAAGGPGLSNLVAWGRTNWP comes from the coding sequence ATGTCAACCAGCAAGCGGACCGTGGATCCCCTGCGCTTCGTCGGAGACGGCGAGCGGCCGCTGACGCCATATGAACTCGCACAGATGCGGCCCGATCTGGGAACCGGCGAACGGCCTCCGGCGATGGTTGAACTAGCCAGCCGCCAGCGCATCCACGTCTTCGCCGATGGAAGCCCCCCAGAGCCAGAGGTCCATCGCATGGATGGGGCCGGGAAAAATCTGTGGTGTGTCGACGTGCCGGTCGGGCCCGAAGGTGAGGTTGCCCTGCGCGGCAAGACGGCCATCCGCAGCCACCCGGAAGAGCTGCTGTCCGAGATCGATCCCGACGTGGATTTGCGTGCCTGTCGCCCCGAGTGGCTCGACCTGTTCTATGTGCCGCGCTTCCTTCCCAGCCGCAGAATAGAGCCGATCCCGCGGCTGAGGGGCGGTCTGGTTCAGCCGGAAGCCGTCTTCCCCCCCGACAACCGGACGGAACTGGCCGAGACGAGCTTCCCCTGGGGCTGCGTCGGGAAAGTCATCAACAACGAGGGAACACACGGTTCAGCGGCGCTCATCGGCAACCGCCTTATCCTCACGGCCGGCCATGTTGTGCCATGGCAATCCCAAGAGTGGTGGATGAGTTTCGTGCCCGCGTACTACAACGGCCAGTCCCTCCACGGTGCTGGCGTCAAATCCTACGTATCGGATGTGCAGGGCTTCCAGACGAACGGGCCGGGCGGGGGCTCAGTGGGGCACGACTGGGCCGTCTGCCGACTGTACGAACCGCTCGGGACAGCGGACCGACTCGGTCACTTCGGCACCAAGAACTACAACGCTGCCTGGAATGGTCAGCCGTTGTGGAACAACATGGGCTACCCCGTGGGCATGTGGTTCGTGGGAGCCAGCCTCCAGGGCGGCATTTCGGTCCACGACACCGATGACGGCATCAATGGAGGCCTCGAAATCGAACATCAAGGCGACACCACCGGCGGTAACTCCGGCGGCCCGATGTTCGCCTTCTTCGGTGCAGGGCAACCCCGGATCATCGGGGTTCACGCCGGGGCGCAAACAGACGAATCAGGACCCGGCAACGTTGCTGCCGGCGGCCCTGGACTTTCCAACCTTGTGGCATGGGGGCGCACGAACTGGCCCTAG